The Micromonospora krabiensis genome window below encodes:
- a CDS encoding polyprenyl synthetase family protein: MTVVRSRSSDQIQTYVEPAIRALLDRLDAGNRLVAGYQLGYWDADGTPAASQGKGLRPALALLSARAAGAAPAHGVPAAAAVELAHNFSLLHDDVMDGDTERRHRPTAWTVFGVGPAILAGDALIGLAYEALIEAPGGGAATQRLARDVRALMAGQMADLSFERRDDVTLDECLTMVGDKTAALLAGSCALGALLCGAPTALVDGLSRFGFHLGLAFQLVDDVLGIWGDPRRTGKPVGSDLRARKRSIPVVRALAEGDAAAAALAELYRSPAPLTDEDVVRASGLVEATGAREWTSQRAWQETERARAELDALDLPDDVRGELSDVADFITGRDH; the protein is encoded by the coding sequence ATGACCGTTGTACGCAGCCGCAGCAGCGACCAGATCCAGACGTACGTCGAGCCGGCCATCCGGGCGTTGCTGGACCGTCTGGACGCGGGGAACCGGCTGGTCGCGGGCTACCAGCTCGGCTACTGGGACGCCGACGGGACGCCCGCCGCCAGCCAGGGCAAGGGTCTGCGCCCCGCCCTGGCGCTGCTGTCGGCCCGCGCCGCGGGTGCCGCGCCCGCGCACGGGGTGCCCGCCGCCGCGGCGGTCGAGCTGGCGCACAACTTCTCGCTGCTGCACGACGACGTGATGGACGGCGACACCGAGCGTCGGCACCGGCCCACCGCGTGGACGGTGTTCGGCGTCGGACCGGCCATCCTCGCCGGCGACGCCCTCATCGGGCTCGCGTACGAGGCGCTCATCGAGGCGCCCGGCGGCGGCGCGGCAACCCAGCGGCTCGCCCGGGACGTACGGGCGTTGATGGCCGGGCAGATGGCCGACCTGAGCTTCGAACGGCGCGACGACGTCACCCTCGACGAGTGCCTCACCATGGTCGGTGACAAGACCGCCGCCCTGCTGGCCGGCTCGTGCGCGCTGGGGGCGCTGCTCTGCGGTGCGCCCACCGCCCTGGTCGACGGGCTGTCCCGGTTCGGCTTCCACCTGGGGCTGGCCTTCCAACTCGTCGACGACGTGCTCGGCATCTGGGGCGACCCGCGGCGCACCGGCAAGCCGGTCGGGTCGGACCTGCGGGCCCGCAAGCGCAGCATCCCCGTCGTCCGGGCCCTCGCCGAGGGCGACGCCGCCGCCGCGGCCCTGGCCGAGCTCTACCGCTCACCGGCCCCGCTCACCGACGAGGACGTGGTGCGCGCCAGCGGACTGGTCGAGGCGACCGGGGCCCGCGAGTGGACGTCCCAGCGCGCCTGGCAGGAGACCGAGCGGGCGCGGGCCGAGCTGGACGCGCTGGACCTGCCGGACGACGTGCGCGGCGAACTCTCCGACGTGGCCGACTTCATCACCGGGCGGGACCACTGA
- the hpnE gene encoding hydroxysqualene dehydroxylase HpnE, with protein MTGPIGTPRGGGICVIGGGLAGITAAIRLADLGHPVTLLESRPELGGATYSFRRDGLTVDTGQHVFLRCYQAYRGLLDRLGTTAGTDLQPRFAVPVLLPGRPPHLLARRRLPAPAHLLPALAGYRLLNPVERFAAARACAALRHVDPDAPPTDQLAFGDWLTAHGQSRRAQHRLWDLITVAALNLPSSRASLALAARVFRTGLLESADAGDIGRPLVPLVDLHAVAARRVLDRLGARVHLRTRVRGIHPEATGYRVAVDGGEIAADAVVLAVPHHVAATLVPPAAAPDAGEWHRLGAAPIVNVHLRYARRVTRLTMAAAVESPAQWIFDRSAPDAGDEQHLVVSLSAADAEIDRPAAELVDTQRRALAELFPAARHTPVRDAFVSREPRATFRQAPGTRAYRPAPTTRLPGLVLAGAWTDTGWPDTMEGAVRSGRQAADILARQLVSRPRHHTEAAR; from the coding sequence ATGACCGGGCCCATCGGGACGCCGCGCGGCGGCGGTATCTGCGTGATCGGCGGCGGCCTGGCCGGCATCACCGCGGCGATCCGCCTCGCCGACCTCGGCCACCCGGTGACGCTGCTGGAGAGCCGGCCGGAACTGGGCGGCGCCACCTACTCGTTCCGCCGTGACGGGCTGACCGTGGACACCGGCCAGCACGTCTTCCTGCGCTGCTACCAGGCGTACCGGGGGCTGCTCGACCGGCTCGGCACCACCGCCGGGACGGACCTCCAGCCCCGGTTCGCGGTGCCGGTGCTGTTGCCCGGACGGCCACCGCACCTGCTCGCCCGCCGCCGGCTGCCCGCCCCGGCCCACCTGCTGCCCGCGTTGGCCGGTTACCGGCTGCTCAACCCCGTCGAGCGGTTCGCCGCCGCCCGCGCCTGCGCCGCCCTGCGGCACGTCGACCCGGACGCGCCGCCCACCGATCAACTCGCCTTCGGCGACTGGCTCACCGCGCACGGGCAGAGCCGGCGTGCGCAGCACCGGCTCTGGGACCTGATCACCGTGGCGGCGCTGAACCTGCCCAGTTCGCGGGCGTCCCTGGCGCTGGCCGCCCGGGTCTTCCGCACCGGCCTCCTCGAATCCGCCGACGCCGGCGACATCGGCCGTCCCCTGGTGCCCCTGGTGGACCTGCACGCCGTGGCCGCCCGGCGGGTCCTGGACCGGCTCGGGGCCCGGGTCCACCTGCGTACCCGGGTGCGTGGCATCCACCCCGAGGCCACCGGGTACCGCGTCGCCGTGGACGGTGGCGAGATCGCCGCCGACGCGGTCGTACTGGCCGTGCCGCACCACGTCGCGGCCACCCTGGTCCCACCGGCCGCCGCGCCCGACGCAGGCGAGTGGCACCGGCTCGGGGCCGCGCCGATCGTCAACGTGCACCTGCGCTACGCCCGCCGGGTCACCCGCCTCACCATGGCCGCCGCCGTGGAGTCCCCGGCACAGTGGATCTTCGACCGGTCGGCGCCGGACGCCGGCGACGAGCAGCACCTCGTGGTGTCGCTGTCGGCCGCCGACGCCGAGATCGACCGCCCGGCCGCCGAACTGGTGGACACCCAGCGCCGGGCGCTCGCCGAGCTGTTCCCGGCCGCCCGGCACACCCCGGTACGCGACGCGTTCGTGAGCCGGGAACCCCGGGCGACCTTCCGGCAGGCTCCCGGCACCCGGGCGTACCGGCCGGCTCCGACCACTCGCCTGCCCGGGCTGGTACTGGCCGGCGCTTGGACCGACACCGGATGGCCGGACACGATGGAGGGCGCGGTGCGCAGCGGCCGGCAGGCCGCCGACATCCTCGCCCGGCAACTCGTGTCCCGGCCCCGACACCACACGGAGGCCGCACGATGA
- the hpnD gene encoding presqualene diphosphate synthase HpnD, protein MTATVGVEAAYRRCEDITRSQAANFAYGIRLLPGPKRRALSAIYAAARRVDDIGDGDLPATEKLIRLDETRAALHRLPAESGGDPVLTALGHAATRMPIPLDAFDELIDGCAADVTGRHYATFDDLHWYCRCVAGSIGRLSLGVFGSADPATAAPLADALGVALQLTNILRDLVEDRADGRVYLPADDLARFGCTLELGGAGFTDPPDRLRELIRFEAARAARWYDTGLRLLPLLDRRSAACTAAMAGIYRRLLTRIAADPLAVTRSRVSLPGREKAWVAARALVGRSA, encoded by the coding sequence ATGACCGCGACCGTCGGCGTCGAGGCCGCCTACCGCCGGTGCGAGGACATCACCCGCAGCCAGGCCGCCAACTTCGCGTACGGCATCCGGCTGCTGCCCGGCCCCAAGCGCCGCGCCCTCTCGGCCATCTACGCGGCGGCGCGGCGCGTCGACGACATCGGCGACGGGGACCTGCCGGCGACGGAGAAGCTCATCCGGCTGGACGAGACCCGCGCGGCGCTGCACCGGCTGCCCGCCGAGAGCGGCGGCGACCCGGTCCTCACCGCCCTCGGGCACGCGGCGACTCGGATGCCCATCCCGCTGGACGCCTTCGACGAACTGATCGACGGCTGCGCGGCCGACGTCACCGGCCGGCACTACGCCACCTTCGACGACCTGCACTGGTACTGCCGCTGCGTCGCCGGCTCCATCGGCCGGCTCTCCCTCGGCGTCTTCGGCTCCGCCGACCCCGCCACGGCGGCCCCCCTCGCCGACGCGCTCGGCGTGGCGCTGCAACTGACCAACATCCTGCGCGACCTCGTCGAGGACCGCGCCGACGGGCGGGTCTACCTGCCGGCCGACGACCTGGCCCGGTTCGGGTGCACGCTGGAGCTGGGCGGCGCCGGCTTCACCGACCCACCCGACCGGCTGCGCGAGCTGATCCGCTTCGAGGCCGCCCGGGCGGCCCGCTGGTACGACACCGGCCTGCGGCTGCTGCCGCTGCTGGACCGCCGCAGCGCCGCCTGCACGGCCGCCATGGCCGGCATCTACCGTCGCCTGCTGACCCGGATCGCGGCCGACCCCCTCGCCGTCACCCGCAGCCGCGTGTCCCTGCCCGGCCGGGAGAAGGCCTGGGTCGCCGCGCGCGCACTCGTCGGACGTTCCGCATGA
- the hpnC gene encoding squalene synthase HpnC — MSQQTVVPAVHRLAQARAQENFPVALRVLPRRHRRHLVAIYGYARHVDDVGDEPLAPGVDRLAELNRVEAELRALYAGRTVSHPVVRALASTVADCDLPLDALVRLVEANRVDQRVTRYETFAQLVDYCTLSANPVGELVLHVFGQVGQARRELSDRICTALQLVEHLQDVAEDHRRGRIYLPAEDLERFGVGEDELSRPAASRALRELVAFEAERARAWLDAGAPLVSALHGWARLAVGGYLAGGRATLDALAEVDHDPLRWTVRPRRGRMLRRLASATVRSAG, encoded by the coding sequence ATGAGCCAGCAGACGGTCGTCCCCGCCGTGCACCGGCTCGCCCAGGCCCGGGCGCAGGAGAACTTCCCCGTCGCGCTGCGCGTGCTGCCCCGCCGGCACCGCCGTCACCTCGTCGCCATCTACGGGTACGCCCGCCACGTCGACGACGTCGGCGACGAACCGCTGGCACCCGGCGTCGACCGCCTCGCCGAGCTCAACCGCGTCGAGGCGGAGCTGCGCGCGCTGTACGCGGGCCGCACGGTGAGCCACCCGGTGGTCCGCGCCCTCGCGTCCACGGTGGCCGACTGCGACCTGCCCCTCGACGCGCTGGTCCGACTCGTCGAGGCCAACCGGGTCGATCAGCGCGTCACCCGCTACGAGACCTTCGCGCAGCTGGTCGACTACTGCACCCTGTCCGCCAACCCCGTCGGGGAACTGGTGCTACACGTGTTCGGGCAGGTCGGCCAGGCCCGCCGGGAACTCTCCGACCGGATCTGCACGGCGCTGCAACTCGTCGAACACCTTCAGGACGTCGCCGAGGACCACCGGCGGGGCCGGATCTACCTACCGGCGGAGGACCTGGAGCGCTTCGGGGTCGGCGAGGACGAGCTGTCCCGACCGGCCGCCAGCCGGGCCCTTCGGGAACTCGTCGCGTTCGAGGCGGAACGCGCCCGCGCCTGGCTGGACGCGGGCGCCCCGCTCGTCTCGGCGCTGCACGGCTGGGCGCGCCTGGCGGTCGGCGGCTACCTCGCCGGTGGCCGGGCCACCCTGGACGCGCTGGCCGAGGTCGACCACGACCCGCTGCGGTGGACCGTCCGCCCACGCCGTGGTCGGATGCTGCGCCGCCTCGCGTCCGCGACCGTGCGGAGCGCCGGATGA
- a CDS encoding 1-deoxy-D-xylulose-5-phosphate synthase, with translation MSLLDDVNQPADLNRLTGDQLPALATEIRAFLVDAVCRRGGHLGPNLGMVELTLALHRVFRSPHDRIVFDTGHQAYVHKLLTGRRDRFSGLRGRGGLSGYPRRVESPHDLVENSHASTALSYADGLSRADALDGTRRTVVAVIGDGALTGGLAWEALNNLATSPGRVVIVLNDNGRSYAPTVGGLSAHLAARRAADAPDGPATDAPTIFETLGLGYLGPVDGHDVTGIEAALRAARDSDRSVVVHCVTRKGYGHPPSETDEADRLHAVGVVDPGTGQPTTTPGRTWTDAFSDELVALGGDCSDLVAVSAAMLGPTGLTAFGARYPERTIDVGIAEQHAVTSAAGLAMGGKHPVVAVYATFLNRAVDQVLLDVALHRLPVTLVLDRAGITGPDGPSHHGMWDLALLGAVPGLRVAAPRDETTLREELREAVAHQDGPTVLRFPKARVGDDLPALYRTGGIDVLRTAAGAPVLVVAVGAMAAAALRAADLLAEAGVECTVVDPRWVRPVNPTLAGLAADHALVVTVEDGIRDGGAGSAIALALADEAVGTPVRVLGLPTSFITHGERGGLLAEHGLDPPGICDAVLHQVSTLPADLAVRARTRTPQSLTALPG, from the coding sequence ATGTCCCTGCTTGACGATGTCAACCAGCCCGCAGACCTCAACCGGCTCACCGGCGACCAACTCCCGGCGCTCGCGACCGAGATCCGGGCGTTCCTCGTGGACGCGGTCTGCCGGCGGGGCGGGCACCTCGGGCCCAACCTCGGCATGGTCGAGCTGACCCTCGCGCTGCACCGGGTGTTCCGCTCCCCGCACGACCGGATCGTCTTCGACACCGGGCACCAGGCGTACGTGCACAAGCTGCTCACCGGCCGCCGGGACCGCTTCTCCGGGCTCCGCGGCCGAGGTGGGCTGTCCGGTTACCCCCGCCGGGTCGAGTCCCCGCACGACCTGGTGGAGAACTCCCACGCGTCGACCGCGCTCTCCTACGCCGACGGGCTCTCCCGCGCCGACGCCCTGGACGGCACGCGCCGCACCGTGGTGGCGGTCATCGGGGACGGCGCCCTCACCGGCGGGCTCGCCTGGGAGGCGCTGAACAACCTCGCCACCTCCCCGGGCCGCGTGGTGATCGTCCTCAACGACAACGGCCGGTCGTACGCCCCGACCGTCGGCGGCCTGTCCGCGCACCTCGCCGCCCGGCGGGCCGCGGACGCCCCCGACGGACCGGCGACCGACGCGCCGACCATCTTCGAGACCCTCGGGCTGGGCTACCTCGGCCCGGTTGACGGCCACGACGTCACCGGGATCGAGGCGGCCCTGCGCGCCGCCCGCGACTCCGATCGGTCCGTGGTCGTCCACTGCGTCACCCGCAAGGGGTACGGCCACCCGCCCAGCGAGACCGACGAGGCCGACCGGCTGCACGCCGTGGGCGTGGTCGACCCGGGCACCGGGCAGCCGACCACCACGCCGGGCCGGACCTGGACGGACGCCTTCTCCGACGAACTGGTCGCCCTCGGCGGCGACTGTTCCGACCTGGTGGCGGTGTCGGCGGCCATGCTCGGCCCCACCGGCCTCACCGCGTTCGGCGCGCGTTACCCCGAACGGACCATCGACGTCGGGATCGCCGAACAGCACGCCGTCACCTCGGCGGCCGGGCTCGCCATGGGCGGCAAGCACCCGGTGGTCGCGGTGTACGCCACCTTCCTCAACCGGGCGGTCGACCAAGTGCTCCTCGACGTGGCGCTGCACCGGTTACCGGTCACGCTGGTGCTGGACCGCGCCGGGATCACCGGACCGGACGGCCCGAGCCACCACGGCATGTGGGACCTGGCCCTGCTGGGCGCGGTGCCCGGCCTGCGCGTCGCCGCGCCCCGCGACGAGACGACCCTGCGTGAGGAGCTGCGGGAGGCCGTCGCCCACCAGGACGGCCCGACCGTCCTGCGATTCCCCAAGGCCCGCGTCGGCGACGACCTTCCCGCGCTCTACCGGACCGGCGGGATCGACGTCCTGCGCACGGCCGCGGGCGCCCCGGTCCTCGTGGTCGCGGTCGGCGCGATGGCCGCGGCCGCGCTGCGCGCCGCGGACCTGCTCGCCGAGGCCGGTGTCGAGTGCACGGTCGTGGACCCACGCTGGGTCCGACCGGTCAACCCGACGCTCGCCGGCCTGGCCGCCGACCACGCCCTCGTCGTGACCGTCGAGGACGGCATCCGGGACGGGGGAGCGGGCAGCGCCATCGCGCTGGCGCTCGCCGACGAGGCGGTCGGCACGCCGGTGCGCGTGCTGGGTCTGCCGACGTCGTTCATCACCCACGGCGAACGGGGCGGTCTGCTCGCCGAGCACGGGCTCGACCCGCCCGGCATCTGCGACGCGGTCCTGCACCAGGTGTCCACCCTCCCGGCCGACCTCGCCGTGCGGGCGCGGACCCGGACACCGCAGTCGCTGACCGCGCTGCCCGGATGA
- a CDS encoding NAD(P)-dependent oxidoreductase — translation MAGTQRVAVLGLGGMGEPMAVNILRAGLPTAVWNRRPERARRLGEQGARVADSPADAVDGADVVITMVTDADAVLSIADEQGMLAAVPDGAIWAQMSTIGVDGTERVARLVAERRPGVVLLDAPVAGSRGPAEQGKLLVLASGPPEVRERIAPVFDAVGQRTVWAGPVGAGSRLKLANNLLLAFLAEGIAEALALGRALGLDRATVIGALQGGPLVSPWAAEKLERIGRDDYSPQYPLNLALKDVDLALREVEADRFAVAASLAERWRRAVGQGLGGDDVTVVTRALDG, via the coding sequence ATGGCTGGCACGCAGCGGGTCGCCGTACTCGGACTGGGTGGCATGGGCGAACCGATGGCCGTGAACATCCTCCGGGCCGGCCTGCCCACGGCCGTATGGAACCGGCGCCCGGAGCGGGCGAGGCGGCTCGGTGAGCAGGGCGCGCGGGTCGCCGACAGCCCGGCGGACGCGGTGGACGGCGCGGACGTCGTGATCACCATGGTGACCGACGCGGACGCGGTGCTGTCGATCGCGGACGAGCAGGGGATGCTGGCGGCCGTACCGGACGGTGCGATCTGGGCCCAGATGAGCACGATCGGCGTCGACGGCACCGAGCGGGTCGCCCGACTGGTCGCCGAGCGGCGGCCCGGCGTCGTCCTGCTGGACGCGCCGGTGGCCGGCAGTCGGGGGCCGGCCGAGCAGGGGAAACTGCTCGTCCTCGCCTCCGGCCCGCCGGAGGTCCGCGAGCGGATCGCCCCGGTGTTCGACGCGGTCGGGCAGCGTACGGTCTGGGCCGGACCGGTCGGCGCCGGGTCCCGGCTGAAGCTCGCCAACAACCTGCTGCTCGCCTTCCTCGCCGAGGGCATCGCCGAGGCGCTCGCGCTCGGTCGGGCGCTGGGTCTGGACCGGGCCACGGTGATCGGCGCGTTGCAGGGCGGCCCCCTGGTCTCGCCGTGGGCGGCGGAGAAGCTGGAGCGGATCGGCCGCGACGACTACTCCCCGCAGTACCCGCTGAACCTCGCGCTCAAGGACGTGGACCTGGCCCTGCGGGAGGTCGAGGCCGACCGGTTCGCGGTGGCCGCCAGCCTGGCCGAGCGGTGGCGGCGGGCGGTGGGCCAGGGGCTCGGCGGCGACGACGTCACCGTGGTCACGCGCGCGCTCGACGGGTGA
- a CDS encoding AMP-dependent synthetase/ligase, which translates to MMGRDSRPPTGLGSTTGERSVDRQDVAIDQPAVAAGRAVGLADMVWDNARTDPDVVQFLRPDPVPRSWPAPRTRQAGPARVTCRQFRDDVLTLARGFLAAGVERGDRVGLVSRTRYEWTLVDFALWAIGAVTVPVYDTSSAEQMQWVLGDSGAVGCVVETAEDAAKLAGVRPQLSALREVWQIDGGDLIALAGRGRAVDDARVDARRRAVTGDDMATIVYTSGTTGRPKGCVLTHRSLFCDVSGATAALGDLLRPGASTVLFLPLAHAFARLIQVGMVYRRATLVHGPDMAAVPEQLRTFRPTFLLAVPRMFEKAHDRARRRADDAHRAWLFRVAERVAIGYSRALDRRHGPGPLLRPAHALCELLVYRKVRAAFGGRCRTAVVGGAPLGERLGHFFRGAGLTVLEGYGLTETSPALTANTRSATRIGTAGRPLANVQIRVADDGEVLARGPVVFSGYWNNPEATGEAFTGDGWLRTGDLGRVDDDGYLRITGRKKEVMVTAAGQTLAPGPIEEKIREHPLVSQAMLVGDRRPYVAALVTVDEQAWPRWRAAHGLPAEPVARLRGSPQLRDEIQTAIDRANATVSHAERVKTFDILPVDLTEEGGELTPTLKIKREVVQERYAADIDALYRGH; encoded by the coding sequence ATGATGGGCCGCGACAGCCGCCCCCCAACCGGCCTCGGGTCGACAACGGGAGAGCGGAGCGTGGACAGACAGGACGTGGCGATCGACCAGCCGGCGGTCGCCGCCGGGCGGGCGGTGGGCCTGGCCGACATGGTGTGGGACAACGCCCGCACCGACCCCGACGTCGTGCAGTTCCTCCGTCCTGATCCGGTTCCCCGCTCGTGGCCGGCGCCCCGGACCCGGCAGGCCGGCCCGGCTCGGGTGACCTGCCGGCAGTTCCGCGACGACGTGCTCACCCTGGCGAGAGGCTTCCTCGCCGCCGGCGTGGAGCGCGGCGACCGCGTCGGCCTGGTGAGCCGCACCCGCTACGAGTGGACCCTCGTCGACTTCGCGCTGTGGGCGATCGGCGCGGTCACCGTGCCCGTGTACGACACGTCCAGCGCCGAGCAGATGCAGTGGGTCCTGGGCGACTCGGGTGCGGTGGGCTGCGTCGTGGAGACCGCCGAGGACGCGGCCAAGCTGGCCGGCGTACGCCCGCAGCTGTCCGCGCTCCGCGAGGTGTGGCAGATCGACGGCGGCGACCTGATCGCGTTGGCCGGGCGCGGTCGCGCGGTGGACGACGCGCGGGTCGACGCGCGGCGGCGGGCGGTGACCGGCGACGACATGGCCACGATCGTCTACACCAGTGGCACCACGGGCCGGCCGAAGGGCTGCGTCCTCACCCACCGCAGCCTCTTCTGCGACGTCAGTGGCGCCACCGCCGCGCTGGGGGACCTGCTGCGTCCGGGCGCGTCGACGGTGCTGTTCCTGCCGCTGGCCCACGCGTTCGCGCGGCTCATCCAGGTCGGCATGGTCTACCGACGGGCGACCCTGGTGCACGGGCCCGACATGGCCGCCGTGCCGGAGCAGCTGCGGACGTTCCGTCCGACGTTCCTGCTCGCCGTACCCCGGATGTTCGAGAAGGCGCACGACAGGGCGCGGCGGCGGGCCGACGACGCCCACCGCGCCTGGCTGTTCCGCGTCGCCGAGCGGGTGGCCATCGGCTACAGCCGGGCCCTGGACCGGCGCCACGGGCCGGGGCCGCTGCTGCGACCGGCGCACGCGTTGTGTGAGCTCCTGGTGTACCGGAAGGTGCGGGCAGCCTTCGGCGGTCGCTGCCGGACGGCCGTCGTCGGGGGAGCGCCGCTGGGGGAGCGGTTGGGGCACTTCTTCCGGGGCGCGGGTCTGACCGTGCTGGAGGGGTACGGGCTGACCGAGACGTCACCGGCGCTGACCGCGAACACGCGATCGGCGACGCGGATCGGCACCGCCGGGCGGCCGCTCGCCAACGTCCAGATCCGTGTCGCCGACGACGGGGAGGTCCTCGCCCGCGGGCCTGTCGTGTTTTCCGGCTACTGGAACAACCCCGAGGCGACCGGGGAGGCGTTCACCGGCGACGGCTGGCTGCGCACCGGTGACCTGGGCAGGGTCGACGACGACGGGTACCTGCGCATCACCGGCCGGAAGAAGGAGGTCATGGTGACGGCGGCGGGGCAGACCCTCGCGCCGGGACCGATCGAGGAGAAGATCCGCGAGCATCCGCTGGTCAGCCAGGCCATGCTGGTCGGTGACCGCCGCCCGTACGTCGCGGCCCTGGTCACGGTCGACGAGCAGGCGTGGCCACGGTGGCGGGCGGCGCACGGCCTGCCCGCGGAGCCGGTCGCCCGGTTGCGGGGCAGCCCGCAGCTGCGCGACGAGATCCAGACGGCGATCGACCGCGCGAACGCGACCGTGTCGCACGCGGAGCGGGTGAAGACGTTCGACATCCTGCCCGTCGACCTGACCGAGGAGGGCGGCGAGCTCACCCCGACGTTGAAGATCAAGCGGGAGGTCGTCCAGGAGCGCTACGCGGCCGACATCGACGCGCTCTACCGCGGGCACTGA
- a CDS encoding diacylglycerol/lipid kinase family protein, producing the protein MRTKQDLGAAIKRHRRAALVVNAHSRWGRHLYERACSLLVAAGFDLIGRYPVEQPAELESVLAAAADLGPDLLVAGGGDGTLSAAARLLAHRDIALGLLPLGTTNNFARTVGVPLDLADAVAVLSDGKVVDVDLGLAGDIPFTNHVGVGLSADIMLRTPPRLKRVTGRGAYPLTALALLARQRPLRATIRTGGAEHTFVTHQLYVANGGFHAGRPITADADADDRLLVAYPVGGPTRRGLLRDTLRNATSGHRRTLREEPFIAVGELWLETDQPARVEVDGELRGRTPLRIGLAANALRVMAPADTIDR; encoded by the coding sequence GTGCGGACGAAGCAGGACCTGGGTGCGGCCATCAAACGCCACCGACGGGCCGCGCTGGTCGTCAACGCCCACTCCCGCTGGGGCCGCCACCTCTACGAGCGGGCCTGCTCGCTGCTGGTCGCGGCCGGCTTCGACCTGATCGGCCGCTACCCCGTGGAGCAGCCGGCCGAGCTGGAGTCCGTCCTCGCCGCCGCCGCCGACCTCGGGCCGGACCTGCTCGTCGCCGGCGGCGGAGACGGCACCCTCAGCGCCGCGGCCCGCCTGCTGGCCCACCGCGACATCGCACTCGGGCTGCTACCGCTGGGCACCACCAACAACTTCGCCCGCACCGTCGGCGTCCCGTTGGACCTGGCGGACGCGGTCGCCGTCCTGAGCGACGGCAAAGTGGTCGACGTCGACCTGGGGTTGGCCGGCGACATCCCGTTCACCAACCACGTCGGCGTCGGCCTCTCCGCCGACATCATGCTCCGGACGCCGCCACGACTGAAGCGCGTCACCGGCCGGGGCGCGTACCCGCTGACCGCGCTGGCGCTGCTGGCCCGGCAACGCCCGCTGCGCGCCACGATCCGCACCGGCGGGGCCGAGCACACGTTCGTCACCCACCAGCTGTACGTGGCCAACGGCGGCTTCCACGCCGGACGCCCGATCACCGCCGACGCCGACGCGGACGACCGGCTGCTGGTGGCGTACCCGGTGGGCGGCCCCACCCGGCGCGGCCTGCTGCGCGACACGTTGCGCAACGCGACCAGCGGCCATCGGCGCACCCTGCGCGAGGAGCCGTTCATCGCCGTCGGTGAGCTGTGGTTGGAGACCGACCAGCCCGCCCGCGTGGAGGTCGACGGCGAGTTGCGTGGCCGCACGCCGCTGCGGATCGGGTTGGCCGCGAACGCGTTGCGGGTGATGGCACCGGCCGACACGATCGACCGTTAG
- a CDS encoding GNAT family N-acetyltransferase, which translates to MPIRPYRPADHDAVHDICIRTADAGEDASSSYRDPGILPAIFAHPYTFLDPDLAFVLDDDGRAVGYVLGTADTATFAARFRTEWLPLVAGRHPAPQTEPTTPDEVMAHLLHTPERMVLPELTDHPAHLHIDLLPGYRRSGHGRALIDTFLTALGRTGAAGLHVAMVTANHRARRFYDRLGFRPLAVADPGPLTYLGLPVPTTTGG; encoded by the coding sequence GTGCCCATCCGCCCCTACCGGCCCGCCGACCACGACGCCGTCCACGACATCTGCATCCGTACGGCGGACGCGGGCGAGGACGCGTCCTCCTCCTACCGGGACCCGGGCATCCTGCCGGCCATCTTCGCCCACCCCTACACGTTTCTGGACCCCGACCTGGCGTTCGTGCTGGACGACGACGGCCGCGCGGTCGGCTACGTCCTCGGCACCGCGGACACCGCCACGTTCGCCGCCCGGTTCCGCACCGAGTGGCTGCCGCTCGTGGCCGGACGCCATCCGGCGCCCCAGACCGAGCCGACGACCCCGGACGAGGTGATGGCGCACCTGCTGCACACGCCCGAGCGCATGGTGCTGCCGGAGCTCACCGACCACCCGGCGCACCTGCACATCGACCTGCTGCCCGGCTACCGGCGGTCCGGGCACGGCCGGGCGCTGATCGACACGTTCCTCACCGCGCTCGGCCGGACCGGAGCCGCCGGACTGCACGTCGCGATGGTCACCGCCAACCACCGGGCCCGGCGCTTCTACGACCGGCTCGGCTTCCGGCCGCTCGCCGTCGCCGACCCCGGGCCGCTCACCTACCTGGGACTGCCCGTGCCCACCACGACGGGAGGCTGA